Genomic window (Toxotes jaculatrix isolate fToxJac2 chromosome 10, fToxJac2.pri, whole genome shotgun sequence):
ACACAAAGCTAGAGAGGGATGTTCTGTCCCGTCTATCCCAGGCCGGAATTTATCACTCTAAACCCAGATGTGTCAGCTGACCTCTCCTGGGTTGATGTCACTGAGGGCACTGAGGTGAAGCAGGAAATTGTTGTCGGGGAAGGACGCCTCTGCGTTGGGCATGCAGCTGTGGTTACCTGTAGGGGTCAAAGAGGCAAGAATAACAGTGACCAGAATAACAGTGtctttgaactgaactgacaaACACTCATAACACAGACATCATCTGCACTTACAAGAGCTTTGAAGCAGAAATAGTCCAGAGCCCTCACAGTTTAGAAAGTCTCCCGTttctacagagagaaaaggacgAATGCACATTCCTGACCTCTTGTTCAGATCCACACACAAGTTGCATAATAATCACAGCAATGTCATTGGGTCAAGCAACACagacaataataaacacttaCTTATGTAATATGACCATTGAAAATCTGCTCAGTTGAGACAAAAATAatttactcaaaaaaaaaaaatactgcaagACTGAGATAAAACTGTGACCTTTCTCAATGTCCTTGTACAGCTGGTCGATAAAGGAATCCaactgctccctctgctgggcAGGAAGCTCAAGTGCATCACAGGCATGAACCCACTGACTCAAAGAGCTGGAATGAAGCAGGCAAAAAGAAGACCGGGAAGAGAGAACAGTTTGAGATCCAGAGTAAGGTTAGTAAGCTGAAGTGGAGGACAAGAGAGGAGAGTGTTTACCTGGTGCCAATGCCTTGTCCGTTGGTTCCCACCAGAGCGAACAGAGAGCGGAAACCCTCAGGAACGAACCACTGCAATATAATCATACCTTTACTGATCCATGTAAGGAAAGTTCTTTCTTTCATAATTGTCTGGCTTTTTATAGATTTatcaatcaacagaaaagtTCCAGCTTTTCTggtgtgaagatttgctgctttttatttttagcttttataTCACTATGGATTAAATTCAGGCCACAACAagagattattttcattatcaattaatctgcaagtgtatggtctataaaatgtctttaaaattatataatgacctaaaaaataaaaataaataaatcagcaaatcctcatatttgagaagcAGAAACTGAAGTATATTTGGTGTCTTCGCtcaaaaagtacttttacaATTACTCAGCTAtcaaaactgtttaaaatcaattcaaaaGCCTGACGGAAAAAATTAACACCATCTTGTGCCATTTATACTAAAAGTTATTTAATAGGAAAGACAACACTTAGTAGACAAAGCAGCCCAAATAAAGTGCTGTAGTTAGCTGCTCTGTGCAAAAAGCTCTGAGATATTACTGGCAGCTGTGCAGCATTTAGTAAAAATGGATGAATgacagttaatggactgaaaacaggggaaaaaaaatgtggtggCTACGTTTGAGATGTACTTACCCGACTGAGATGATCATCATAAAGTGCTGCTTTAAAAAGGCTGTGTAACAAAGCCAACTGCCCCTACAGAAAGAATGTGAAACAAATATATAACATTTtacataacagaaaaaaatgcatcataAGCATCAGTGCCCTCAGTAGGAATTAAACGTGTCAGGGGAGAGTGACACTGTCATGCTTTGCTTACTGACCCGTAAATTACTGCAACCATCATAAGAGTACAGTACTGTCTTTGAACTCGCCAGACTTAATACATTATGCACCTCTACAACTTTGTATTTCCAGGAGAAATAACACGACGGACACTTACTCTGAACTGCTCTCCCAGGAGCTTATGGGCAATCTCCTCTTCCTCGTTCGCTGTCCGGCTGCAGAAGTGAGAAAACTGCTTCTGCCAGTGTGCTTTGTCTTTAGCCTGGACAACATAACCAACATTAACACTGTGTCACCTGGTTAGTATTGTGTACTTTATCATTAGTATACTGTATTTCTTTGCTACACTTGCTTAATGTTTTGCTGCTTATTATTAAGGATAATATGTTttacttaaaataaaaggtcAACTGAGAACTGGTGCAAACTGAATTACTGATGGTATCTACATATGAGTAACTGCACGGTCAGGGCTTGTTTTTATCAAGCCAAAATAAGCATATTttggtgtctgtgttgtgtttaatatttgtctgtttgtttgttttttttattattacatggATATTTGCATGCAACAGAATAAACTGAAGCCCAAACAATTTAATCAGAGACTCACCTGTTTAACTACAGCTACCATTTTGGCCATAAGCATGATGCTGGAGGTCTCTGGAGGATAATGCATACTCCTGATGATGAGACAAATTATCTTCTTTGAGGCATATGGaattttttgaaaaatacaCTCAGTGGCTACTGATGAGTCTCCACCAAATTAGCTCTGGTTCTTGAACTGCTTCCATTCAGGATTTTTGGGTTCCTTGGTGCCATCTAGTGAAGCAGCCTGCATTTCACGGTTGTCACAGTTTGCACTTCAGGTCAAGGAAAACCTGCTATTTTTGGTTCCAGCCGGGAGACAACTTTTGGGGTTTCGAAACTATTTTTAATGCTCTGACTGGTTCAAAATTAGATGGGCAAACCAGAATGGAACCTGATCCAAATTTGTGGAAAAGGGGTTGAGTAAGTATGAAATGCTCACTCACCTCCAAGCATCTTTGAGCCTGTTGATGGGGTGGTCCGCATCATCCTGGGAGGGACCCAGACAAAGAACCCTATGGTACTGATCTGCTGCAGCTCGTCGACACTCGCTGCTACAATACATCACCTGCAGAGGGAGACGAGTTCATAccaaacataaacaacaacaaaaaaaaaacatggaccATTTTAAGTGACAGTGATGTATTCCTTTAAAACGATAATATGATTTGTTGCCAGGTGTGACTGTTTCACATCTGCCACACTGAACAAAGCATATCAGACATGAACACACCTCCACAATATTTACACACATCTGTGTTACTCTATGTAGACTTTGTACAGAGACATTTAAATGCCTCAGTGGGTGTCACTGTATTACAGTCCAGCTTGAAACGTTAttctttaaaataacatttcgtataataataataatggaggTTCCACTCTGAccacagcacatttaaaatcaATAGGTTTCTTGTCTTACAGAATATTGATCTGaccacttttttaaaaaaaaattataaagttttgaaaataaaaatattaagaaCACCATTGTTTACATGGGAAATCTGTTCCTCAGTTTCTGATCGGACTGACCTGGCATTGGGGGCAGGCTTGGTGCAGCTCTGGTCGAACACGGCACAGTTCAGGGTGAGGAAGGCTGAGACCAGGGATGCCGCTCAGCCGCCTCGCATTCTCCTCTGCGGTCTCCAGAGCACGTAAGCAGTACTCACAGGCTGAAAGAGGACGCACAGCGACAGTGGAGCAGATGAGCAGAAGTAAAACCTCACAGCAGTCTATGGTGCTGTTGAATAAGACATGGCCACATGGCTCCCATCCCATATCAACACTCGCTGACAGATTTGGGTCCATTTTATGCACAACAAAGAAACACTGCATAGCTCTGTTTTGCATCTTTTCACTTATTCATGTGTCTGTAACAACCCAGGTCCCTGAAGCATAATCCAAAACTGGACAGACACAAGATTTATGTGGTTGCTTGTATGTATTTTAACTAAGAGCTTTACAGAACTTAACCTTAATTAGAACAACCCCCCAAGCCCTTCAACTGGTGCAAGATGCAGTTTAAAAGTTAGCTAAGACGTCCAGGCAATAAGCTTTCTATATGtaaaaaattcacacacactggattAGCACTTTTAGTTACttcactacattttttttcttagtattTAAATACAGACAACAAGAAGCACTGTAGAGACATCTCACCTTTATATTTGTACAAGGCATTCCACAAAAACTGGGCAGAGATGAGAGGCCGCTCGATGAAAATGGTGTCTCCCTTCTTGATGCTCCTTTTTGCGAAAAGACCCTTGCcctaaaacatgaaaaagttaaAATACATATTGTTGTACATGGTCTGTTAGTCTTTCAAACACGGAagcttctgtttatttttcttaactTTGCTTATGTTGTCTTTGAGCTTATTATCTCTAAGGCCATTGGACACAAACCCTCTCCATATACAGCTTTCTGTCAGTTTCAGGTGCCTGAATCATACTATCATATCATAACCCTTTTTCCCCTACAGCTGTGTTCTTTAAGGTGCAGGATCTAACGTGGCATTTTTGAGATGCACCTCTACTTCAGTGCCTGTAACAGTTATTGGTTTGTGTTGACTTGAATCGTCCAACATGTcttatttgaataaaaaaaacaggcttcTTATTGTAAATCCCAAGTTCACGGGAGTTAAACCCCCTCAGCAGATACATCAGTGTATTAgaaggagaataaaaaaaagtttgtgagGTACCAGATTTAGTGGCTTTGTACTGGCTAATGTACTAATCCCTGCCCCATTATTTTTCCCTGCACgcttttcattaaaacaaattaaaccaacaaaaaacaaaaaaaatcccggtattttaaaacaatgacagaCGCATTATTGTCAGATGgtgtcagaaaatgtaaaaagttttattttatccaGTACTTCCTGAGCACAGcagactctgctctgctgccctGAGACCCGACATATGCGACTGCAGCGCCGCCGCCGCCGCGGCGGCTGCTGAGCCGCGTTCAGCCACAGATTAGTTTGAATCCGGTTAGTCCGACATTAGAAAAACAGTCTTACCTTAATATTGTCTATAAATCTGACTTCCACGCAGCCGGCAACTTTGCCGGGATCCACGCAGAAGGAAAACATGTCATCCAGGGGAGCAGCCATGTTTCAGACGACCTTTCCCCTTTCAACCCTCACACTGATGTTTTAACTCCGGAGAGACGCGGCGCCAGCAGCGACCTCTGCGGGTGAGAAGTTTTACTGCAGGagcttctgcagctgctgcttatGATTGTTCatttatcaaaatagttgcataTGAATTTTCTGTCAAACAACTTACGGCTTATCAGGccccaaaaaacaaattttCCCTCTACAATAAGGTGCAATACAGTACtgtgttaaagaaaaacagaatttaagaaaatgtaaatttactAACTATTTACAACAGTTTTTGCACAATGGGCGTCTTGCAATATTGAggttgagtgtgtttgttttccttcctttttcttaGTACTTATTTGGTATTTAttattcctgttttatttttctatgttgaccttcactctcctgattccaggaaacgctgtctcattttgtctgcgaTGCAGTTGTATGTACGGCAAAGTGACagtaaagcctgatttgatttgatttgaattaGTGATGTGACAACTGATAGCCAATTtaaaaggtaaataaaaactaaagtaAATGGTGCAAACAGTAAAAACCATGATGGATCTTGTTGAAAATGTCTGGAAATAAAGTcttcacaaaataaattaaattgtgaaagagcatttattatttattttaaaataatatagaTGAATGTTTTACATTGTTTGACTAgcaaacatttaataaacttGTAGTAGCAATAAAAGTATtatacaaaaaatgtaaaatactaGGTCATCATCAGAATTATAATATATAggttttacttttactgtttaAAATATTGTACAAAAGAAGTAATTCATTAGGAACACAACAGTGGTTTAACAAAAAGTCAGTAGAGGAGTAAAATGCCCTTCATACAAGTTAGGAAGGAGAGTTAATATACAGTGTTTGGctactgtgggaaaaaaaatcacagacagTGGAGTGCTGAATGTTGTTTCACATTATTTAGGTTAAAATACATGGCATGTAATCGACTCTCATTAATAAGTTTAAAAAGCACGTAAGCTAAGattcatgtacagtacagtctCCACTTGTTCGCGTAGACATATACAATACAGCCACTGACAGAGGCTTCACATAGGCAGTACTGTTCCATAGAGATTAATTCCTATGTCATTCCCTCATCATACAGAATTTATCAGCACCACAGAGTTTATCCACCTTTAGGTTGGCTCATTGTTCATATACTTGAGAATTAGAATTAGACTCACAGTTTAAAGGACTgtaatgaaaaatatttgtGGGTAAAAATTAAAGTTGGCtgatatcatatatatatatcttcaaAACATCAGAGTGGCAGCTTTCAGACTATGCGTCCCAACAGGTGGGTCAGGACCAGGGGTGGTTAATCGGTCAAATatcctgatttgatttgattacgATTATTGAGGTCTTGATTCAATTGCCAATCGATTATTGAGTTTCCACTTGACAAcagtaacccaaaatacaccataaacttactgcaccatttaaaaaaaaacagtcagctgctgaattactcaacttctcttttattgagaaaaatCTCAAAGCACCTTCGGTATTGCGTAGTATAGCTGTAATTTCCAGTTTTTAACTCGTTTTAGATGTAGTCTTTCACCGGGGCTAATTTTGTTGTGAACTCGTGGAGAGTATGCTGATTCGGTGGAATGACAGGATTCAGGCGATTGTCTTAAGTTCACCCAGCCTCCTCTGGACAGAAGCGCGACATGAGAGCCCTCATCCGTtcattttggccgattttgaagcctcactatactatgacgttttttctgacattttgaggtcaaaaaaaattttgacttttttttggccgattttgacgcctttctatagtatgacgttttttacgacattttgaggtcaaaaaaatttttgactttttttaaccgattttgacgccttactatactatgaccttttttacaaaattttgagatcaaaaaaattcttgactttctttgacatattttaacgccttactatactataaccttttttatgacattttgaggtcaaaaaaaatgttgacttttttccaccgattttgacgccttactatactatgacattttttatgacattttgaggtgaaaaaaaattttgacattttttggccggaaaaaaacgccttactatactatgatgttttttatgacattttgaggtcaaaaaaatttttgactttttttggccgaaaaaaacgccttactatattatgacgttttttatgactttttgaggtgaaaaatttttttgactttttttggccgaaaaaaacgccttactatactatgacgttttttatgacattttgaggacaaaaaaatttttaactttttttcaccgattttgacaccttactatactatgacgttttttatgacattttgaggtcaaaaaaaattttgactttttttcaccgattttgatgccttactatactatgacgttttttatgacattttgaggtgaaaaaaatttttgacttttttcaccgattttgacgccttactatactatgacgttttttatgacattttgaggtcaaaaaaaattttgactttatttggccgaaaaaaacgccttactatactatgacgttttttatgacattttgaggtcaaaaaaaattttgactttttttcaccgattttgacgccttactatactatgacgttttttatgactttttgaggtcaaaaaaaattttgactttttttggccgaaaaaaacgccttactatactatgacgttttttatgacattttgaggtcaaaaaattttttgactttttttcaccgattttgacaccttactattctatgacgttttttatgactttttgaggtgaaaattttttttgactttttttggccgaaaaaaacgccttactatacaatgacgttttttatgactttttgaggtcaaaaatttttttgactttttttggccgaaaaaaacgccttactatactatgacgttttttatgacattttgagatcaaaaaaatttttgactttttttcaccgattttgacaccttactatactatgacgttttttatgactttttgaggtgaaaaatttttttgactttttttggccgaaaaaaacgccttactgtactatgacgttttttatgacattttgaggtcaaaaaaatttttgactttttttcaccgattttgacaccttactatactatgacgttttttatgacattttgaggtcaaaaaaaattttgactttttttggccgaaaaaaacgccttactatactatgacgttttttatgacattttgaggtcaaaaaaaattttgactttttttggccgaaaaaaacgccttactatactatgacgttttttatgacattttgaggtcaaaaaaatttttgactttttttcaccgattttgacaccttactatactatgacgttttttatgacattttgaggtcaaaaaaaattttgactttttttggccgaaaaaaacgccttactatactatgacgttttttatgacatttggaggtcaaaaaattttttgactttttttcaccgattttgacgccttactatactatgatgttttttatgacattttgaggtcaaaaaaatttttgactttttttcaccgattttgacgccttactatactatgacgttttttatgacattttgaggtgaaaaaaaattttgactttttttggccgaaaaaaacgccttactatactatgacgttttttatgacattttgaggtcaaaaaaaatgttgactttttttggccgaaaaaaacgccttactatactatgacctttttatgacattttgaggtcaaaaatttttttgactttttttcaccgattttgacgccttactatactatgacgttttttatgacattttgaggtcaaaaaaaattttgactttttttcaccgattttgacgccttactatactatgacgttttttatgacattttgaggtgaaaaaaaattttgactttttttggccgaaaaaaacgccttactatactatgacgttttttatgacattttgaggtcaaaaaaaatgttgactttttttggccgaaaaaaacgccttactatactatgacctttttatgacattttgaggtcaaaaatttttttgactttttttcaccgattttgacgccttactatactatgacgttttttatgacattttgaggtcaaaaaaaattttgactttttttcaccgattttgacgccttactatactatgacgttttttatgacattttgaggtcaaaaaaaattttgactttttttggccgaaaaaaacaccttactatactatgacgttttttatgacattttgaggtcaaaaaaattttgactttttttggccgaaaaaaacgccttactatactatgacttttttatgacattttgaggtcaaaaaaaattttgactttttttcaccgattttgacgccttactatactatgacgttttttatgacattttgaggtgaaaaaaaattttgactttttttcaccgattttgacgccttactatactatgacgttttttatgacattttgaggtcaaaaaaaattttgactttatttggccgaaaaaaacgccttactaaacaatgacgttttttatgactttttgaggtcaaaaatttttttgactttttttggccgaaaaaaacgccttactatactatgacattttttatgacattttgagatcaaaaaaatttttgactttttttcaccgattttgacaccttactatactatgacgttttttatgactttttgaggtgaaaaaattttttgactttttttggccgaaaaaaacgccttactatactatgacgttttttatgacattttgaggtcaaaaatttttttgactttttttcaccgattttgacgccttactatactatgacgttttttatgacatttttaggtcaaaaaattttttgactttttttcaccgattttgacaccttactatactatgacgttttttatgactttttgaggtgaaaaaattttttgactttttttggccgaaaaaaacgccttactgtactatgacgttttttatgacattttgaggtcaaaaaaatttttgactttttttcaccgattttgacaccttactatactatgacgttttttatgacattttgaggtcaaaaaaaattttgactttttttggccgaaaaaaacgccttactatactatgacgttttttatgacattttgaggtcaaaaaaaattttgactttttttcgccgattttgacgccttactatactatgacgttttttatgacattttgaggtcaaaaaaaattttgactttttttcaccgattttgacaccttactatactatgacgttttttatgacattttgaggtgaaaaaaaattttgactttttttggccgaaaaaaacgccttactatactatgacgttttttatgacattttgaggtcaaaaaaaatgttgactttttttggccgaaaaaaacgccttactatactatgacctttttatgacattttgaggtcaaaaatttttttgactttttttcaccgattttgacgccttactatactatgacgttttttatgacattttgaggtcaaaaaattttttgactttttttcaccgattttgacgccttactatactatgacgttttttatgacattttgaggtcaaaaaaaattttgactttttttggccgaaaaaaacaccttactatactatgacgttttttatgacattttgaggtcaaaaaaattttgactttttttggccgaaaaaaacgccttactatactatgacgttttttatgacattttgaggtcaaaaaaaattttgactttttttcaccgattttgacgccttactatactatgacgttttttatgacattttgaggtgaaaaaaaattttgactttttttcaccgattttgacaccttactatactatgacgttttttatgactttttgaggtgaaaaaattttttgactttttttggccgaaaaaaacgccttactatactatgacgttttttatgacattttgaggtcaaaaatttttttgactttttttcaccgattttgacgccttactatactatgacgttttttatgacatttttaggtcaaaaaaatttttgactttttttcaaccattttgacgccttactatactatgacgttttttatgacattttgaggtgaaaataaattttgactttatttggccgaaaaaaacgccttactatactatgacgttttttatgacattttgaggtcaaaaaaaatgttgactttttttggccgaaaaaaacgccttactatactatgacgttttttatgacattttgaggtcaaaaaattttttgactttttttcaccgattttgacaccttactattctatgacgttttttatgactttttgaggtcaaaaaaaattttgactttttttggccgaaaaaaacgccttactatactatgacgttttttatgacattttgaggtcaaaaaattttttgactttttttcaccgattttgacaccttactattctatgacgttttttatgactttttgaggtgaaaaatttttttgactttttttggccgaaaaaaacgccttactaaacaatgacgttttttatgactttttgaggtcaaaaatttttttgactttttttggccgaaaaaaacgccttactatactatgacgttttttatgacattttgagatcaaaaaaatttttgactttttttcaccgattttgacaccttactatactatgacgttttttatgactttttgaggtgaaaaaattttttgacgttttttggccgaaaaaaacaccttactatactatgacattttttatgacattttgaggtcaaaaaaattttgactttttttggccgaaaaaaacgccttactatactatgacgttttttatgacattttgaggtcaaaaaaaattttgactttttttcaccgattttgacgccttactatactatgacgttttttatgacattttgaggtgaaaaaaatttttgactttttttcaccgattttgacgccttactatactatgacgttttttatga
Coding sequences:
- the smyd5 gene encoding SET and MYND domain-containing protein 5 — protein: MAAPLDDMFSFCVDPGKVAGCVEVRFIDNIKGKGLFAKRSIKKGDTIFIERPLISAQFLWNALYKYKACEYCLRALETAEENARRLSGIPGLSLPHPELCRVRPELHQACPQCQVMYCSSECRRAAADQYHRVLCLGPSQDDADHPINRLKDAWRSMHYPPETSSIMLMAKMVAVVKQAKDKAHWQKQFSHFCSRTANEEEEIAHKLLGEQFRGQLALLHSLFKAALYDDHLSRWFVPEGFRSLFALVGTNGQGIGTSSLSQWVHACDALELPAQQREQLDSFIDQLYKDIEKETGDFLNCEGSGLFLLQSSCNHSCMPNAEASFPDNNFLLHLSALSDINPGEEICISYLDCCQRDRSRHSRHKILRENYLFVCSCPKCISQMDELDVTSEEEEEEEGEAEGETEGDEMEDEMTDV